The region ACACGACGGGATGTAGAGGTCGACATCGACGACCTCGCTGATCGGCACGTACGACTCGTGGCCGGGCTGGTTCCACTGGCCGCCACGGCAGAATCGGGTGATGTTGCCGTAGGCCGCACAGGCGCCGTAGGCGACAAGCACCTTCGACTTCGCCCTTGCTTCTTTGAGTTCCTCTACCGAGAGTTTGTCGTCAAGACAGCACGAACCCTCGACCAGGCACACGTCCATCTCGGGCACATGGCGCACATCGACCAGTGTCAGTGCATAGGCCAGGTCCGCATAATCATCGAGCAGCTTGAAGAGACCCTCGTAGTTATCCGCAAGCGTAACGAGGCATCCCGTACATCCGCTCAGGTGTAATTCACCTATTGAAATCTTCTCTGCCACAGGCTTTTCCTCCTTTTGTACAACTTCCACCTTTTCTTTCACTATTACATCAGAGGGCTTCACTGCAGGTCTCGTCTGCGGCCGGATCGCTGCAGGCTTCTCCTCACGTTTACTCTCCGGGTTCATTGCCGGCTTTTCCGGCGGTTTCTCCCGGCGACGCCCAAAGATGCGTTCCTTGATGGTTGATAGCAGCCCCATAATCTACCCCAATTTCTTCCAGTACGATACGCACTGTTTTGGGAATGGCCTCCTCAACCTCCTCAGTGAGCCCTAGTTCAAACTCCTGGCTCGCGACACGCTTCGGCTGGCACCCGATGATCGTGATATCGATGATGTCCTTTAATCGCTGTAGCGGCTCCGAGAGGTCCCACGAGTGGACATCCCGGTAAGCGCCCGGCGGCAGGTCTTCAGGCCGGAGTTTCGTCACATCACCGGGATTTCCGCCGAAATCGGCGATATCGATGATGATCAGTCTCTTCACCGGCACCTCCGCATCTTCCATCAGGGTGAAGAGGAAGTGAGGGGCGCCAAGGCCGGCATCGATGACCTTGACGTTGTCGGGCAGCTGTAACTTCTTGAGTTCCTCCACGACTGCAGGACCGAACCCGTCGTCTCCGTAGAGGGGGTTGCCGCACCCTGCGATCACGATCTCACGGAATAGCATGCGTGTACGCTCACTGAATGAGTTTCTGGGCCACTAACCTCTTATCTTCGTCGATCACCAGCATGTGCGTCGCACAGGAGACACAGGGGTCGTATCCGCGCATGACGACTTCCGCGAGCCGCCAGGGTGCACCCTCAAGCGCACGGCTGCAGGTGGGGAAGTTCCAGGTGGTCGGGACGAGCATCGAGAAGTACTGCACTCTGCCGTCCTTGACCCGGGCAAGGTGGACATCTGCGCCACGGGGCGCTTCGTTCGCAGCCCAGCCGAGGGATCCGTCACCCTGCGGGATCTCGTCGGCGACTACCGCTCCGGAGGTGTCGAGCGCATCAAGCGCATCGATGATGCCGTAGGCGGTCTCGGGGAACTCCATCTGGCGTGCGATCTGCAGGCCGATGGTGCCCTTCTCGTCGTAGTTCTTGAACTGGACCTGGCGTGCACGCGGTCCGACCTCGACCGGCTGACCATCATAGAGCGGGACGCCGGTGCAGGCCTCCATCTGGGGCCAGGCTTTGTTCCCTACGGGTGTGGTGCCGCCTATCGGGTAGTTCGGGTCGGCCTCGCTGATCTCTACCTCGCCCATATACCAGTCCCAGGGGCGGACTTCGGTGAACCGCTCGGGGAACCAGGTGGGGTTCTCGTCGAGGCTGGAGCTGCCGTAGACCGGCGCGGTGGCCATGTAGCCCTGGTTGTGGTAGCCGAGATCCTTCGGGATCGGGACTTCGACGCCGCCGACTTCGGCCCAGTCACGCCTCTGGTAGTTCCGGAAGATCGCGATCATGAACTCCATCTGCTGCTGGGTGAGGACCCGGGCTTCCTTTGCGAGGTCATAGATCTTTGCCTTCGCACGCGGGCTTATGTTCTTGTACATGCCGCCGACGCGGGGGTTGCTCGGGTGGATGGCTTCGCCGCCGACGATTTCGCCGATGGTCTGGCCGATCTCACGGATCCGCTGAATGCGGAGGGCAACGCTCCTGACCGGTTCTTCCTTGGAGAACGGGTTGATCTTGGTATCTGTCCCCGGGAGGTACATGTCCGGGAGGGCCAGGATGTTATGCAGGGCGTGGCTGTGCATCCTGTTGGCACACTGCAGGATGTAACGCAGGAGTTTTGCGTCCTCGGGGATTTCGCACCCGACGGATGCTTCCATCGCTTCGATACCCGCCAAGGTATGCGCGATGGGACAGATACCGCAGACGCGCGATGCGATCTTCGGAACCTGCTCCATCGTCTTGCCGATAGCGAGCTTCTCAATACCCCTCACCGGGGTGATGCTGAGCCAGTCTCCACGCTCGACGATGCCTTCATCGTTGACTTTCAGAACGAGCTTCGAGTGGCCTTCATGTCTCGTTGTTGGGGAAATCTCTACAACTTTCGACAAATATATCGCCTCATTCCGATATTATGGTGTTCTGAACACTATACCGGTGTTACCACACAATTTTGTACTGGAAACGTACATGGGTACGTCGAGAAGGAATATGACGAAAACAGAGTTTATATCTTTCGTTTTGGTACATTTTTGGATACTACAAAATGTTGAATTCGTAACACTGGATGGTAAAATATGTTAACTTATTATATGTGGCGTAAAATAATATTAGATTTATAGAGATCCTTCATCCAGTTCTCCCACGAGTTCGGCTATCGTCGCCTTCCGCTCCGCGTACGCGTCGTGCTGGTGGATACTCTCCTCGTTCGTCTGTTTTATGGTAACAACGGAGTCTCCGGGGAGATCCCGGAACTGCGCGATTACCTTGCGGGCCATTTCGCGGACGCAGTCTTCAACGAACCGGGGATTTTTGTGGGCTTCCATCACGACGTAACTCTCGTCGCCGCGCTTGAGGAGTTCGTAGATGCGCGCACTCATGGAGTCCTTCAGGATCTTGATGATCTTCTCGAGGCTGACATGCTGGTCGTCGTCGGTCTCGATGCAGAGGAACCCGCGCCCGCGCTGGTTGTGCGTGGCCATCGGCACCTCCTCGAAGAACGCGTCGATCTTATCATCCGGGACGCCGAGGTTCTCGAGAACGTGCAGGGCATGGTCCTTCATGATGTTCTGGGCGCAGGGGCAGGCGGTCATTCCGGTCACTTCTGCGCCGATGCTCTTCCGGATGATCGGGTTCCCGTCGTTGCGCTGAGCAATCGCGCTCGCGTGGACGTTCACCACCTCATGGCAGCCGGTCTCGCTGACAGGCGTCTCCCGCCGGACCATGAACTGGCTGCGCATCCGGACCTCGGTTCGCTCTGCGTACTCGTGCCGATCGAGGAGTTTCCTCGCCACCGCGCTGCAGAGTTCCTCGATCACCTTTACCTCTCCGTCGATGGCTTGCTGCAGCACGTCATCAATCACCTCGAAGTTCCGGGAGAGATTCGCCCCTTTGAGGCTTCCCGGCAGGTCGACGAAGACGTCGAAGTTGGATATGAAAATGACCGGCCGTTTGCCGGGTCTGGCGACTTCGACGAGTTTTTGGACGTTTTTCACACCCACCCTGGTCAGATTGATGCGGACTTCCGGCAGGCTGGACTGGACATCTGGCAGTTCCATCTCAAATCCTCAATAGTGTATAGAGAGTAAGGTTTCTCTTCATCAAACTTAAAATGACCCTCCCGGCAACAGTGAGTCCTCCGATATAATGTTTATCAGGTTTGCTGTCCAACCGGGAAAGTGAGAACCTATGGTGCAGAAATACTACGAGTCCGACGCAGACCCCCGCACCCTGGAGGGCAAGACCATCGCCGTTATCGGCTACGGCTCTCAGGGTCGTGGACAAGCGCTGAACCTGCGTGATTCCGGCTGTCAGGTCGTCATCGGCCTGCGGCCGGGCGGCAGCTGGCAGAGAGCATCCGAAGATGGTTTCGACGTCTATCCGGTGGCGGATGCCGTCAAGCGTGCCGATGTCGTCCAGATCCTCCTTCCCGACGAGACCCAGGCGGCTGTCTACCGCACCGAGATCAGCCCCTACCTGAAAGAGAACGCCTGCCTGATGTTCTCGCACGGGTTCAACATCCACTATGGACAGATCGTCCCCCCGCCCACCGTCGACGTCGTCATGGTCGCCCCGAAGGGGCCCGGCCACATGGTCCGGCGGACCTACGAGGAGGGGAAGGGAGTCCCGGCGCTCATCGCCGTCCACCAAGACCATACCGGGAAGGCACGCGCTGTCGCGCTCGCCTACGCCCGGGGGATCGGCGCAACCCGTGCGGTGGTGCTCGAGACGACGTTTGCCGAGGAGACCGAGACCGACCTCTTCGGGGAGCAGGCTGTCCTCTGCGGCGGGGTGACCTCGCTGATCAAGGCCGGGTTTGAGACCCTGGTGGACGCCGGGTACGCGCCCGAGATGGCCTATCTCGAGGTCCTGCATGAGATGAAACTCATCGTCGATCTCATCTACGAGGGCGGGTTTACGAAGATGCGCGACTCGATCAGCAACACTGCCCAGTACGGCGACCTCACGCGCGGTCCCCGCGTCATCGGGCCCGAGACCTACGCGGCGATGCAGGAGGTTCTCGAAGAGATCCAGAACGGCGAGTTCGCACGCGAATGGATGCTTGAGAACATGGTGAACCGCCCGGTCTTCACCGCGCTGACGAAGGCGGACGAGGAGCACCTGATCGAGCAGGTGGGCAAGGAACTCCGCGGGTTTATGCCGCAGTTCCGGAAGTAATATCCCTTTTTTTCCGGCCGATACCGGTTTATGCTCTCCGGCGCTACCTTCCGGTATGTCCGTCTGCATCATCTATCACTCCGAGACCGGGAATACCCGGGCAGTGGCCGAACGGTTCGCTGCCGTGACCGGCGGCGATCTCGTCGAGGTACGCGACCTCACCGGCTACTCGAAAGCCGGGATGTATCTCAAGGGCGCTCCGCGGGCCGTGCGTGGCGAGAGGGCTGCTATCCGGCCGGATATCATCGACGTCTCCGGCTACGATGCCGTCGCCGTCGGATGCCCGGTATGGGCGTTCAACCCGACGCCTGCCGCCAACGCCGCCGTCGCAGCCCTGCAAGGCGTCGAGGGGAAGGCCGCAGCCGTTTTCTGCACATCTCGCGGGGCGCCGGGGAAGACCCTTGAGCGGCTGCAGGCGATGCTTGCGGACCGGGGCGCCGACGTCTGGGGAGGAGTCTCGTTCACGGAGCGGGACCTGCAGAAGGCTGAGATGGTGGAGGCCCTGGCCGCTCTCATCCGGCCGCAGGTAAAAGAGAAGGGAGATTCGGTCAGAACCGCATCAACCGGGTCGTCGAGGTGAGCGTCGTCTCGAGTTCCCCGGGCGTGATGACGACCATCCCGTCCCTCAGCTGGAGGGTGAGGGCATCGCCCCCGACCGTGCCGATAATCCGGTGCTCTACCCCGGCAAGGGCCGACTCATCCTTGACCGCGACTAGGAACCTGCCGTAGGTCTCGGAGAAGAGTTCTTCGAGGGGGTCTCCGGCGAGGTTGACGTCGGCCCGCGGCGCGACTTTGACGAGCGCCGCAAGGAGCCCGCCCCGGGAGAGGTCGGTGGCGGCGGTGACCCGGCCGCCCCTGACGAGGTCGCGCACGACGCCGACGACGGCCGGGTCGGCCATGGCGGGCGCGGGGCCCCCGCACTCGGTGACGGCGTCGAGGACCGATCCCCCGAAGTCGGGCAACGTCCTCCCGATCAGGGCGAGGAGCTCGCCTTCGGCCGGGGCCGTCCACTGCCGGACCTCGCCCCGCCCCACCATGCCGAGCGACGGCGTGGGCTTGATCTGCGTCTCGAACTCGTCGCTCTCGTTATAGAGCGAGACGTTGCCGCCGACGATCGGGATCGCCATCTTCCGAGCCGCATCCCCGAGGCCGAGCACGCACTGTTCGAGCTGCCAGTAGGTCTCCGGGTGCTCGGGGCTCGCGAAGTTGAGGCAGTTGACGAGGCAGAGCGGGTCGGCACCGAGGCAGGCAAGGTTGCTCGCGTTCTCGATGACGGCGTTTGCCGTCCCCTCAAAGGGCTTTAAATAGATGTGCCTTGGGTTGCACCCGCAGGAGAAGACGAGGGCCTTGTCCTCCAGGCGGAGCACCGCGGCGTCGTGGCGGACCGAGACCGTCCGGAGCTGGACGTCTTTGTCGTACTGCTCGTAGACCCAGTCCTTGTTCGCCACGTCCGGGTGCGCGAGGATCGCGAGCGCGATGTCCTTTATCGCGGTCTTCGGGCGGACAAACGGTGTCTCCGCCGAGTAGGGGGCTTTGTCCCATGCACAGAGCGGCGCCCCGCCGACCAAGAGGTCGACCGGAAGGTCGGCAACGACCTCGCCGTGGAACTTCACGATGTAGCGGGGCTCGGTGATCACCTCGCCGATGTCGCTCCAGCGGAGGTCGTACTTCTCTGCGATCGCGCCCATCCGGGCGACGTCCTCGGGGGCCACCTCGATGAGCATCCGC is a window of Methanoculleus sp. 7T DNA encoding:
- the frhG gene encoding coenzyme F420 hydrogenase subunit gamma; the encoded protein is MAEKISIGELHLSGCTGCLVTLADNYEGLFKLLDDYADLAYALTLVDVRHVPEMDVCLVEGSCCLDDKLSVEELKEARAKSKVLVAYGACAAYGNITRFCRGGQWNQPGHESYVPISEVVDVDLYIPSCPPCPQEVRNVAVMAYLLLRGNDEQKKLATAYLTPLMQLAQRGNEACGCDLMYDVINQGLCMGCGTCAGTCPVRAITMEYGKPNVNRDLCIKCGACYSQCPRSWFNFDVMNNYEGIMDAIKGAMQ
- the frhD gene encoding coenzyme F420-reducing hydrogenase, FrhD protein, with amino-acid sequence MLFREIVIAGCGNPLYGDDGFGPAVVEELKKLQLPDNVKVIDAGLGAPHFLFTLMEDAEVPVKRLIIIDIADFGGNPGDVTKLRPEDLPPGAYRDVHSWDLSEPLQRLKDIIDITIIGCQPKRVASQEFELGLTEEVEEAIPKTVRIVLEEIGVDYGAAINHQGTHLWASPGETAGKAGNEPGE
- the frhA gene encoding coenzyme F420 hydrogenase subunit alpha produces the protein MSKVVEISPTTRHEGHSKLVLKVNDEGIVERGDWLSITPVRGIEKLAIGKTMEQVPKIASRVCGICPIAHTLAGIEAMEASVGCEIPEDAKLLRYILQCANRMHSHALHNILALPDMYLPGTDTKINPFSKEEPVRSVALRIQRIREIGQTIGEIVGGEAIHPSNPRVGGMYKNISPRAKAKIYDLAKEARVLTQQQMEFMIAIFRNYQRRDWAEVGGVEVPIPKDLGYHNQGYMATAPVYGSSSLDENPTWFPERFTEVRPWDWYMGEVEISEADPNYPIGGTTPVGNKAWPQMEACTGVPLYDGQPVEVGPRARQVQFKNYDEKGTIGLQIARQMEFPETAYGIIDALDALDTSGAVVADEIPQGDGSLGWAANEAPRGADVHLARVKDGRVQYFSMLVPTTWNFPTCSRALEGAPWRLAEVVMRGYDPCVSCATHMLVIDEDKRLVAQKLIQ
- the mptA gene encoding GTP cyclohydrolase MptA, whose protein sequence is MELPDVQSSLPEVRINLTRVGVKNVQKLVEVARPGKRPVIFISNFDVFVDLPGSLKGANLSRNFEVIDDVLQQAIDGEVKVIEELCSAVARKLLDRHEYAERTEVRMRSQFMVRRETPVSETGCHEVVNVHASAIAQRNDGNPIIRKSIGAEVTGMTACPCAQNIMKDHALHVLENLGVPDDKIDAFFEEVPMATHNQRGRGFLCIETDDDQHVSLEKIIKILKDSMSARIYELLKRGDESYVVMEAHKNPRFVEDCVREMARKVIAQFRDLPGDSVVTIKQTNEESIHQHDAYAERKATIAELVGELDEGSL
- the ilvC gene encoding ketol-acid reductoisomerase, giving the protein MVQKYYESDADPRTLEGKTIAVIGYGSQGRGQALNLRDSGCQVVIGLRPGGSWQRASEDGFDVYPVADAVKRADVVQILLPDETQAAVYRTEISPYLKENACLMFSHGFNIHYGQIVPPPTVDVVMVAPKGPGHMVRRTYEEGKGVPALIAVHQDHTGKARAVALAYARGIGATRAVVLETTFAEETETDLFGEQAVLCGGVTSLIKAGFETLVDAGYAPEMAYLEVLHEMKLIVDLIYEGGFTKMRDSISNTAQYGDLTRGPRVIGPETYAAMQEVLEEIQNGEFAREWMLENMVNRPVFTALTKADEEHLIEQVGKELRGFMPQFRK
- a CDS encoding flavodoxin family protein → MSVCIIYHSETGNTRAVAERFAAVTGGDLVEVRDLTGYSKAGMYLKGAPRAVRGERAAIRPDIIDVSGYDAVAVGCPVWAFNPTPAANAAVAALQGVEGKAAAVFCTSRGAPGKTLERLQAMLADRGADVWGGVSFTERDLQKAEMVEALAALIRPQVKEKGDSVRTASTGSSR
- the purL gene encoding phosphoribosylformylglycinamidine synthase subunit PurL, whose amino-acid sequence is MLSAQDLALLRKALGRDPTDVEIACFENLWSEHCSYRSTKPLLRTLPTEGSEVLLGPGDDAAIVRFSDTCALAIGMESHNHPSYVDPYDGAATGVGGIVRDILSMGARPIALMDPLYFGPLEREKNRYLFEHIVAGIGDYGNCIGVPVVRGELVFDHAYSGNPLVNVVCVGTVDPDRYITARVKRPGNHLVLIGSSTGRDGLGGASFASRDLAEDAEAADRPSVQVGDPYTEKLLIDAILEMAETGKVLSCRDLGAAGLAGASSEMASTFGAVIYADRVHLRETGMVPREIMLAESQERMLIEVAPEDVARMGAIAEKYDLRWSDIGEVITEPRYIVKFHGEVVADLPVDLLVGGAPLCAWDKAPYSAETPFVRPKTAIKDIALAILAHPDVANKDWVYEQYDKDVQLRTVSVRHDAAVLRLEDKALVFSCGCNPRHIYLKPFEGTANAVIENASNLACLGADPLCLVNCLNFASPEHPETYWQLEQCVLGLGDAARKMAIPIVGGNVSLYNESDEFETQIKPTPSLGMVGRGEVRQWTAPAEGELLALIGRTLPDFGGSVLDAVTECGGPAPAMADPAVVGVVRDLVRGGRVTAATDLSRGGLLAALVKVAPRADVNLAGDPLEELFSETYGRFLVAVKDESALAGVEHRIIGTVGGDALTLQLRDGMVVITPGELETTLTSTTRLMRF